A section of the Paenibacillus segetis genome encodes:
- a CDS encoding YaaR family protein encodes MKIEPGYRPLKSGLGVSDNSTKLVQQKSFSDVIQQQGEQASQQELDRRFKEIQSQGDRLARSMTIRELKAYRLLVKKFLEDTVRRGVSMKESRGWDRRGRGKRYKLLDEVDAALLAMADELLETEQGKIELLQKIGEIRGILINLSF; translated from the coding sequence GTGAAGATAGAGCCCGGATATAGACCTCTGAAGAGTGGTCTTGGGGTGAGTGATAACTCCACCAAGTTAGTTCAACAGAAGAGTTTCTCTGATGTCATTCAACAACAGGGAGAACAAGCTTCTCAACAGGAATTGGATCGAAGATTTAAAGAGATTCAATCCCAAGGGGATCGTTTGGCTAGGTCCATGACCATCAGAGAGCTGAAGGCGTATCGTCTGCTTGTTAAAAAATTTCTGGAAGACACGGTAAGACGGGGCGTAAGTATGAAGGAATCCAGAGGATGGGATCGCCGTGGCCGTGGTAAACGCTACAAGTTGTTAGATGAAGTTGATGCTGCATTGCTTGCGATGGCTGATGAACTGTTGGAAACAGAACAGGGTAAGATTGAATTACTGCAGAAGATCGGTGAAATTCGCGGCATATTAATAAATTTAAGTTTTTAG
- a CDS encoding cyclic-di-AMP receptor, with the protein MKLIVAIIQDKDSNRLSSALVKENFRATKLASTGGFLRAGNTTFMIGVDDNQVESVMNVIRNSCKIREQLVTPVTPMSGSTDSYLPLPVEVQVGGATVFVLPVDRFEHF; encoded by the coding sequence ATGAAACTCATTGTTGCGATCATCCAGGATAAAGACAGCAACCGGCTGTCCAGTGCGCTCGTGAAGGAAAATTTTCGGGCGACGAAATTGGCAAGTACCGGTGGCTTTCTACGGGCAGGAAACACAACGTTTATGATCGGTGTTGATGATAATCAAGTGGAATCTGTAATGAACGTCATTCGCAATAGTTGTAAGATACGTGAACAGTTGGTTACACCAGTAACACCAATGAGCGGCTCGACCGATTCATATTTACCACTTCCTGTAGAGGTTCAGGTGGGCGGAGCTACTGTGTTTGTACTCCCAGTCGACCGATTTGAGCACTTCTAA